In Pseudothermotoga hypogea DSM 11164 = NBRC 106472, the following are encoded in one genomic region:
- a CDS encoding helix-turn-helix transcriptional regulator, with amino-acid sequence MKRLHPILKAFVPMVKALAETLGPDCEVVLHDVSDPERSVVAIENGHVTGRTVGSPLTDFGLYLLRSPRFKNVDYVANYMTRTNDGRKLRSTTVFIRNEAGEVIGFLCINYDTTKAFAVKEFVEQYLKFQNLEEIAGTKEERFVSKVEELLLEAMQEIKSLTGKPLRFASKEEKLAVIKKLDEKGFFLLKGAVEMLAKELGNSKFTVYAYLREARKKGDSIMI; translated from the coding sequence ATGAAGAGATTGCATCCGATTCTCAAGGCCTTCGTTCCGATGGTCAAGGCGCTCGCTGAAACTTTAGGGCCAGACTGTGAAGTGGTCCTGCACGATGTTTCCGATCCGGAGCGTTCTGTTGTTGCCATAGAGAATGGCCACGTGACCGGCAGAACCGTCGGCTCTCCACTCACGGACTTTGGCCTCTATTTGCTGAGATCGCCCAGGTTCAAGAACGTCGACTACGTTGCGAACTACATGACGAGGACCAACGATGGAAGAAAACTTCGATCCACCACGGTGTTCATACGGAACGAAGCTGGTGAGGTTATAGGTTTTCTCTGTATCAACTACGATACGACCAAAGCGTTCGCGGTGAAAGAGTTCGTCGAACAGTATCTGAAGTTCCAAAACCTCGAGGAGATCGCTGGTACCAAAGAAGAGAGGTTCGTGAGCAAGGTTGAGGAACTGCTCCTCGAAGCGATGCAGGAGATCAAGAGTCTGACGGGAAAACCACTCAGATTCGCCAGCAAGGAAGAGAAGCTGGCGGTCATCAAGAAGCTCGACGAGAAAGGTTTCTTCTTGTTGAAGGGTGCCGTGGAAATGCTTGCGAAGGAGCTTGGAAATTCGAAGTTCACAGTTTACGCTTATCTGAGAGAAGCGAGGAAGAAGGGCGACTCAATAATGATTTGA
- a CDS encoding M20/M25/M40 family metallo-hydrolase: protein MHKKWLEIFEALVNTDTGFDLDSSTKLERTQFVADFLENLGFELHRERAAHVALKGEAPYLTLIGHLDTVFKEGEAVRRPFKLEDNVARGPGVADMKGGVVVLLAVVEEAIKKGLDGLCVILNVDEELGSKESRETFEKYARQSSCCLSFEPGGVHGEIVASRKGIASLDIQVRGIKGHASRLQEGANAVVEASHKVCQIYALNGQIGSLSVNPTIINGGEKSNITPDLCRIYCDVRFSNTEELEEFKRKLSEIARTNHIERTSCDYSLNERRPAMVLMEEMKQALEEAFQKLGKRFELEHSSGGADGAFFTALGVPTLDGLGLCGGRFHSEEEFALIDSFEERVRLSSELLDHFDKKRR, encoded by the coding sequence ATGCATAAGAAATGGCTTGAAATTTTCGAAGCACTCGTCAACACAGACACGGGCTTCGATCTGGACAGTTCAACGAAACTCGAAAGGACTCAATTTGTAGCGGATTTTCTTGAAAACCTCGGCTTTGAGCTCCACAGAGAAAGAGCCGCACACGTGGCTTTGAAGGGTGAAGCACCGTATCTGACGCTCATAGGACATCTCGATACGGTGTTCAAGGAAGGCGAAGCGGTTCGAAGACCGTTCAAGTTGGAAGACAACGTTGCGAGAGGCCCAGGCGTTGCCGACATGAAGGGCGGAGTAGTGGTGCTTCTCGCCGTGGTCGAGGAAGCAATCAAAAAAGGTTTGGACGGTCTGTGCGTGATCCTCAACGTCGATGAAGAACTGGGTTCAAAAGAGAGTAGAGAGACCTTCGAAAAGTACGCGAGACAAAGTTCATGTTGTCTCTCTTTTGAGCCAGGAGGAGTTCACGGTGAGATAGTTGCTTCGAGGAAAGGTATCGCATCGCTCGACATTCAGGTGAGAGGTATAAAAGGACACGCGTCGAGACTTCAAGAGGGAGCCAACGCCGTCGTCGAAGCATCACACAAGGTTTGTCAGATATACGCACTCAACGGCCAGATAGGAAGTTTGAGTGTGAATCCAACCATCATCAACGGTGGAGAGAAATCGAACATAACACCCGATCTTTGCAGAATCTACTGTGATGTGAGGTTTTCGAACACAGAGGAACTGGAAGAATTCAAACGAAAGCTCTCTGAGATAGCCCGTACCAACCATATAGAACGCACCTCTTGCGACTACAGTCTCAATGAGAGAAGACCAGCGATGGTTCTTATGGAAGAGATGAAGCAAGCGCTCGAAGAAGCATTCCAAAAATTAGGAAAACGTTTTGAGCTTGAACATTCCAGTGGAGGTGCTGATGGTGCTTTCTTCACAGCACTCGGTGTACCCACGTTGGACGGGCTTGGACTGTGCGGTGGAAGGTTTCATTCGGAAGAAGAATTTGCACTCATCGATAGCTTCGAAGAGCGCGTGAGATTATCGTCAGAACTGCTGGATCACTTCGACAAGAAGAGAAGGTGA
- a CDS encoding DUF6917 domain-containing protein codes for MKEPYSTGMLKFDPYAKKQPVIGRVVVVLRGRLDNRSLSLIEPHSRALRIGEIHEILMTDEKEAIPGKTVNRVAYIAFVEIVQAGVIVSNDIVRLGDGRQIGRLVGFDETHMPNHQNIVIYSDQLISGEELGLEIGEMIVFEKEG; via the coding sequence ATGAAAGAACCGTACTCCACCGGTATGCTGAAGTTTGATCCCTATGCGAAGAAACAACCTGTGATCGGCAGGGTGGTGGTGGTTCTTAGGGGCAGATTGGACAACAGGAGCCTCAGTTTGATAGAACCTCATTCGAGGGCTCTGAGAATCGGAGAGATCCACGAAATTTTAATGACCGACGAGAAAGAAGCGATCCCGGGAAAAACGGTGAACCGTGTGGCATACATCGCGTTCGTGGAGATCGTTCAGGCTGGCGTCATCGTCTCGAACGACATCGTCAGACTGGGCGATGGCAGACAGATCGGAAGGCTGGTCGGTTTCGATGAGACTCACATGCCGAACCACCAGAACATCGTGATTTACTCCGACCAGTTGATCAGCGGTGAAGAACTCGGCTTGGAAATTGGCGAGATGATCGTTTTTGAAAAGGAGGGATGA
- a CDS encoding lactate utilization protein: MRAELYRFKYESLCKAVKPILERKGFEVYIAEDEKQVLELVEKLIPANSVVSSGGSLTLSETGVLDLLRSGKYVFLDRYKASDRRAVELEAFKADFYLCSANAITMDGELVFMDGWGNRVAAVTYGPKNVILIVSANKIVEDLDAARERIRYIAPMNAKRLSLSTPCAVTGMCQDCDSPQRICRHYHVINDSRNQPGRIKIILTIKEFGL; this comes from the coding sequence GTGCGAGCTGAACTCTACAGGTTCAAGTACGAATCTCTCTGCAAAGCCGTCAAGCCTATACTTGAGAGAAAGGGCTTTGAAGTGTACATCGCCGAGGACGAAAAACAAGTACTCGAGTTGGTGGAGAAACTCATACCAGCCAACTCGGTCGTGAGTTCGGGAGGTTCTTTAACACTTTCAGAAACGGGTGTTTTGGATCTTCTCAGGTCCGGCAAGTACGTCTTTCTGGACAGGTACAAAGCATCTGACAGGAGGGCCGTTGAGCTTGAAGCCTTCAAAGCAGATTTCTATCTGTGCAGTGCCAACGCTATCACGATGGATGGAGAACTGGTGTTCATGGACGGTTGGGGTAACAGGGTTGCGGCGGTAACCTACGGTCCGAAGAACGTGATACTGATCGTTAGTGCGAACAAAATCGTTGAGGATTTGGATGCTGCAAGAGAAAGGATCAGATACATTGCGCCCATGAACGCGAAGAGATTATCTCTGTCAACACCGTGTGCGGTGACTGGCATGTGCCAGGATTGTGACTCACCCCAGAGGATTTGCAGGCACTATCACGTCATCAACGATTCGAGAAACCAGCCAGGCAGGATAAAGATCATTTTAACGATCAAGGAATTTGGGCTGTGA
- a CDS encoding RidA family protein — translation MKIVQTDGAPKAIGPYSQAVEANGFVFVSGQIPLDPQTGQLVDGDIKKQTKRVFENIKAILAAAGCDLSNVVKVTVFTNDISNFTSINEVYSEYFNAHKPARSFVEVSALPRNAQVEIEVIAVKEAKS, via the coding sequence GTGAAAATCGTTCAAACCGATGGAGCGCCCAAGGCCATAGGGCCTTATTCTCAAGCTGTGGAAGCGAACGGTTTCGTGTTCGTGTCCGGTCAGATACCGCTCGATCCTCAGACGGGTCAGCTCGTCGATGGAGACATCAAGAAACAAACCAAGAGGGTGTTCGAGAACATCAAAGCGATCTTGGCTGCTGCAGGGTGTGATCTGAGCAACGTTGTCAAGGTCACAGTCTTCACGAACGATATTTCCAACTTCACCTCGATCAACGAGGTCTACTCTGAGTACTTCAACGCTCACAAACCCGCCAGATCTTTCGTGGAAGTTTCGGCGTTGCCGAGGAACGCACAGGTGGAGATCGAGGTCATCGCAGTCAAGGAGGCAAAATCATGA